A section of the Planctomicrobium piriforme genome encodes:
- a CDS encoding GTPase domain-containing protein → MPPANASAALIDQLAAAVEALDTAAGSLLLPPLEGREWHELLTRKLQPQLGSHPFLVVAVVGGTNIGKSVIFNHLAGGRVSATSPTASGTKHPTALISPDLLPHVNLGALFPGFSVVPWERPEQPLQEDPRHRLYYRTTDRTPENLVILDTPDVDSVAVVNWERAAHLRQSADVLIAVLTQQKYNDAAIKEFFRRAAHEGKLVIAIFNQCLLPEDETYWPLWLQTFCTETGVSPDLVYLAPNDRRAAESNTLPFYERDWPLSPDEAADPSNAPHELLADLSQLKFDEIKQRALSGALRHVSDPQVGIPAWLREIDRRSTEFADALALLSADRLAEIERWPTLPNSVLIAQVREWWRNQREGWSASVHGLYNRLGQFVALPVKLIRQQTSTPTESPIEFYRQQEWQAALDVLERCLDRLERIRDLGNPLLKEQIARLLTGVSRADVIAQLKAAHESVDFNAEVQRLVDTQLHTFRQERPDFYRLLRRIDTAAAAVRPAISVALFVTGAGPFGDAIVPVVAESALQGAFHLAGEAVGGTVVTAVGDKVITEGASSSAGYLEARFRQLHTTFAQQRAEWMSHQLNRLLLRDLPGELVRAAEVRNSPEYQSVRKLVQELQRTIT, encoded by the coding sequence TTGCCCCCTGCCAACGCTAGCGCCGCCCTGATCGACCAGCTCGCCGCTGCTGTAGAGGCGCTCGATACGGCTGCCGGGAGTCTGCTGCTCCCCCCGCTCGAAGGTCGCGAATGGCATGAGCTGCTGACGCGGAAGTTGCAGCCGCAGTTGGGCAGCCACCCGTTCCTCGTCGTGGCCGTGGTCGGCGGCACCAACATCGGTAAAAGCGTTATTTTCAACCATCTGGCCGGCGGCCGAGTCAGCGCGACCAGCCCGACCGCATCTGGAACAAAGCATCCCACCGCACTGATCTCTCCCGACCTGCTGCCGCACGTCAATCTGGGAGCCCTCTTCCCAGGGTTCTCGGTCGTGCCCTGGGAGCGACCTGAGCAGCCGCTACAGGAAGACCCCAGGCACCGTTTGTACTATCGGACCACCGATCGTACGCCTGAAAATCTCGTCATCCTCGATACTCCCGACGTCGATAGCGTGGCCGTCGTCAACTGGGAAAGGGCAGCCCACCTGCGGCAAAGTGCGGACGTCCTGATCGCCGTCCTCACTCAGCAAAAATACAACGACGCCGCGATCAAGGAATTTTTCCGCCGCGCCGCTCACGAAGGCAAACTGGTCATTGCGATCTTTAACCAGTGCCTGTTGCCGGAGGATGAAACCTATTGGCCCCTCTGGCTGCAGACGTTCTGTACGGAAACGGGAGTCTCGCCCGACCTGGTGTATCTCGCTCCCAACGACCGCCGCGCTGCCGAATCCAATACATTGCCGTTTTATGAACGCGACTGGCCGCTTTCTCCCGACGAGGCAGCGGATCCTTCGAATGCGCCGCACGAACTCCTCGCTGATCTGTCGCAATTGAAATTCGACGAAATCAAACAACGGGCACTCTCCGGCGCGTTGCGACACGTTTCCGATCCCCAGGTCGGGATTCCCGCCTGGCTTCGCGAAATCGATCGCCGCTCGACCGAATTCGCCGACGCCCTCGCCCTGCTCTCGGCGGATCGGCTCGCCGAAATCGAACGCTGGCCGACCCTTCCCAACTCGGTCCTCATCGCGCAGGTGCGGGAGTGGTGGCGAAACCAGCGGGAAGGCTGGTCTGCCTCGGTCCACGGCCTCTATAACCGCCTGGGCCAGTTCGTCGCACTGCCGGTGAAACTCATCCGCCAGCAAACCTCGACGCCGACGGAAAGCCCCATCGAGTTCTATCGCCAGCAGGAATGGCAGGCGGCACTGGATGTGCTCGAACGCTGCCTGGACCGGCTGGAACGCATCCGCGATCTTGGCAATCCGTTACTCAAGGAACAGATCGCTCGACTGCTCACCGGAGTCTCCCGAGCCGATGTGATCGCTCAACTGAAAGCGGCTCACGAGAGCGTCGACTTCAACGCCGAAGTGCAGCGACTGGTCGACACGCAATTACACACCTTCCGTCAGGAGCGCCCTGACTTCTACCGACTGCTCCGGCGAATCGACACCGCCGCCGCCGCCGTGCGACCGGCCATCAGCGTGGCCCTGTTCGTCACAGGAGCAGGTCCATTCGGCGATGCTATTGTGCCGGTCGTGGCCGAGAGTGCCCTGCAAGGGGCATTTCATCTCGCCGGCGAAGCGGTCGGCGGTACCGTCGTCACCGCTGTCGGCGATAAGGTGATTACCGAGGGAGCATCAAGCAGCGCAGGCTATCTTGAAGCTCGATTCCGTCAGCTGCATACCACCTTCGCCCAGCAACGGGCGGAATGGATGTCGCACCAGCTCAACCGGTTGCTGTTAAGAGACCTGCCAGGCGAACTGGTCAGAGCCGCCGAAGTCCGCAACAGCCCCGAGTATCAATCGGTCCGCAAACTCGTTCAGGAACTCCAGCGAACAATCACCTGA
- a CDS encoding GNAT family N-acetyltransferase, whose protein sequence is MTTRYFKRYRMELDFRQTDIPRAKLPPGYAWGAWSVRLLRQHAAVKCASFRQEMDRHLFPALGSVPGCEDLMRSIASHPGFLPQSTWLITFTGNDFTGPLPCGTVQGLYHSTTLGSIQNVGIMPEHRGFGLGRALVLKALRGFRAYGLCRVYLDVTADNLPAVDLYRSVGFRCISTTYRELPVPIEMAATSTAIPHQ, encoded by the coding sequence ATGACCACGCGTTACTTCAAACGCTATCGGATGGAGCTGGATTTCCGGCAGACGGATATTCCGCGCGCGAAGTTACCCCCCGGTTACGCCTGGGGAGCCTGGTCCGTCCGACTGCTGCGACAGCATGCCGCTGTAAAGTGTGCCAGCTTCCGACAGGAGATGGACCGGCACCTGTTCCCGGCCCTCGGCAGCGTGCCTGGCTGCGAAGACCTGATGCGGAGCATCGCCAGCCACCCCGGCTTTCTGCCGCAGTCGACGTGGTTGATCACTTTCACAGGCAACGACTTCACCGGCCCGCTCCCCTGCGGCACCGTGCAAGGCCTTTATCACAGCACGACGCTGGGTTCGATCCAGAATGTCGGGATCATGCCAGAGCATCGCGGCTTTGGACTCGGTCGGGCGCTCGTACTGAAAGCCTTACGCGGCTTTCGGGCATATGGCCTGTGCCGGGTGTATCTCGACGTCACCGCCGACAATCTGCCGGCCGTCGACCTCTATCGCTCCGTCGGCTTTCGCTGTATCAGCACAACCTATCGTGAATTGCCGGTCCCGATTGAAATGGCCGCAACTTCGACCGCCATTCCTCACCAGTAA
- a CDS encoding alanine/glycine:cation symporter family protein, translating to MSTRRISVRWKRHLSALMGWLLCLLSVGTLAAEEVVETPPPLPLTSRLDLLFQKTVSLLDKVIFYRLGRTERLSVTIAPEVIYVRDRGTSGPFERLGAADNQLPTTLTASELDLWSAGKKLLPGITINGQRQDYRWGQLGDRLVDYVTVKFNPPAAGPVRYGDVFIADSDGKTFRQRGRSPYEVTDVAVSRETVASWASQGWLAAPANPVPGETLPVTQESIGGVPLIVAWLSIGALFYTLYLRGVNIWGFRHAIEIVSGRYDNPAETGEVTHFQALSSALAGTLGLGNIAGVTIAMTIGGPGAFFWMLVSGFIGMAAKFAECTLGLKYREILSDGTVLGGPMQYLRRGFADRGFRRLGGVLAVVFCIMCILGSIGGGNMLQANLAAASALHLFQDAEYEELGRLTKEIEAAVDSAQVGTLQQQRNALRDRMTSFTTSFNFVYGGLLAACVGLVIIGGIKRIGQAAERIVPAMCVLYSGACLFIIFKHFGRIPEVISEVWADAFTGSAVSGGIIGVMVIGTQRAAFSNEAGTGSAPIAHSAARTEEPVREGCVALLEPFIDTIVVCSMTALVILITGAWNHAEWVHVQGLSGSALTSRAFGAEIAWFPYVLAISITLFAYSTILSWSYYGERSWVYLFGARSTLVYKTLAVSCTFFGTLANLGSVLDFSDMMILGMGFPNILGILLLAPEVRRDLLDYWSRYRSGQFPIYKQGHLSSAASTRAEMAGD from the coding sequence ATGTCCACCCGTCGCATCTCGGTTCGCTGGAAACGTCATTTGTCGGCTCTCATGGGCTGGCTGCTCTGCTTGTTGAGCGTCGGCACGTTGGCGGCTGAGGAGGTGGTCGAGACCCCGCCGCCGTTGCCGCTGACCAGCCGGCTGGATCTGCTGTTTCAAAAGACAGTAAGCCTGCTCGATAAGGTGATTTTCTATCGCCTTGGCCGAACGGAACGGTTGTCGGTCACGATTGCTCCGGAAGTGATCTACGTCCGGGATCGTGGAACTTCGGGACCATTCGAGCGGCTTGGAGCCGCAGACAACCAACTGCCGACGACGCTCACTGCGTCGGAGCTCGACTTGTGGTCTGCGGGGAAGAAACTGCTGCCGGGCATCACGATCAACGGTCAACGGCAGGACTACCGCTGGGGCCAGTTGGGAGACCGCCTGGTCGATTACGTGACAGTGAAGTTCAATCCACCTGCGGCGGGACCGGTGCGTTATGGGGACGTGTTCATCGCCGATTCGGACGGCAAAACGTTTCGGCAGCGCGGGCGTTCCCCCTATGAAGTGACGGATGTGGCCGTCAGTCGCGAGACGGTCGCAAGCTGGGCCAGCCAGGGGTGGCTAGCCGCACCTGCGAACCCTGTGCCTGGCGAAACACTGCCGGTGACGCAGGAATCGATTGGGGGCGTGCCGCTGATTGTCGCCTGGCTGTCGATTGGCGCACTGTTCTACACGCTCTATCTCCGGGGCGTGAACATCTGGGGGTTTCGGCATGCGATTGAGATCGTCAGCGGGCGGTACGATAACCCGGCCGAGACAGGAGAAGTGACGCACTTTCAGGCGCTTTCATCGGCATTGGCCGGGACGCTGGGCCTGGGAAACATCGCCGGCGTCACGATTGCGATGACCATTGGCGGGCCGGGGGCGTTCTTCTGGATGCTGGTCTCAGGCTTCATTGGGATGGCGGCGAAATTCGCGGAATGCACGCTGGGACTCAAATACCGCGAAATTTTGAGCGACGGCACGGTACTGGGGGGACCGATGCAGTATCTGCGCCGCGGTTTCGCCGATCGGGGCTTCAGACGGTTAGGGGGCGTGCTGGCGGTGGTGTTCTGCATCATGTGCATTCTCGGCAGCATCGGCGGCGGCAATATGCTGCAGGCGAACCTCGCGGCGGCGTCTGCGCTGCATCTGTTTCAGGATGCCGAATACGAAGAACTCGGCCGACTGACGAAAGAGATCGAAGCCGCTGTCGACTCCGCTCAAGTCGGAACCCTGCAACAACAGCGGAACGCGCTCCGCGACCGCATGACCAGCTTCACGACGAGCTTTAATTTCGTGTACGGCGGGCTGCTGGCCGCTTGCGTCGGACTGGTGATCATCGGAGGAATTAAGCGCATCGGTCAGGCGGCAGAAAGGATCGTTCCGGCGATGTGCGTGCTTTACTCGGGGGCGTGCCTGTTCATCATCTTCAAGCACTTTGGCCGCATTCCTGAAGTGATCAGCGAAGTCTGGGCGGATGCCTTTACTGGCTCCGCAGTCAGCGGCGGGATTATCGGAGTGATGGTGATCGGGACGCAACGGGCGGCGTTCAGTAATGAAGCCGGCACCGGCAGCGCTCCGATAGCTCATAGCGCTGCCAGGACGGAAGAGCCGGTGCGTGAAGGCTGCGTCGCGCTGCTGGAACCGTTCATCGATACGATCGTCGTCTGCTCGATGACGGCGCTGGTGATTCTGATCACCGGAGCATGGAATCACGCGGAATGGGTACACGTTCAGGGGCTGTCTGGATCGGCGCTGACGAGCCGGGCTTTCGGTGCGGAGATTGCCTGGTTCCCGTATGTGCTGGCGATCTCGATTACGCTGTTCGCGTACAGCACAATTCTCTCCTGGAGTTATTATGGAGAGCGGTCGTGGGTGTATCTGTTTGGAGCCCGGAGTACGCTGGTGTACAAGACGCTGGCGGTGAGCTGTACGTTCTTTGGGACGCTGGCGAATCTGGGGAGCGTGCTCGATTTTTCCGACATGATGATTCTGGGAATGGGATTTCCGAACATCCTCGGCATTCTCCTCCTCGCGCCGGAAGTGCGGCGCGATCTGCTCGACTACTGGTCGCGCTACCGCAGCGGTCAGTTCCCGATTTATAAACAGGGTCATCTGAGCTCTGCTGCTTCGACTCGTGCCGAAATGGCTGGCGACTGA
- a CDS encoding rhomboid family intramembrane serine protease, which yields MDLNVILIWTVAVSCGLMIFQLLSQRSGRVRLSVPVLVLLLLAATAWLRPSRAGYVAGVAWLVFMVLPGAGMSLLGTLLARKSFRSARLVATLLGWIHPFDGARRLPKLIQAIGWLQNGQADRALPVLEKLQSAPGSVGRMALVVRTRQTGDWQSLLDWAYADPHRLNQPDPVLLDAYFQALGELGRRHDLLREYDRLIVRRPPFLPPQPLAMIHCKIAAFCGDELLVLQLCSSVLGSFPPELKRFWQATALQTSGRHQAAEAEFFELAESDNSAVAVASLRRLQSPLSSITDEPLDEFGRQTLAAVQRAAGPSIAAVSLYRRRRCWVTWSLATVLLLIFLAELPGGSEDSDNLYRMGALVIPVELNGAQWWRVITAAFLHYGPLHFALNTLGLIVLGRQLERLWGPGQLLITYLLAAIGSIAFAPFLMTIDDLDEWTILIGASGGVMGLIGGLLVQAAINLWKGRSRAMAREFGILVFVVVVQMIFDRNTPNVSSEAHLLGLVIGATCGLIWNAIWSLRRVR from the coding sequence ATGGATCTGAACGTCATTCTCATCTGGACGGTCGCGGTCAGTTGCGGCCTGATGATCTTTCAACTCCTCTCGCAACGCTCCGGCCGCGTACGGTTGAGCGTGCCGGTACTTGTTCTATTACTGCTGGCGGCAACCGCCTGGCTGCGACCGAGCCGCGCAGGTTATGTGGCAGGCGTCGCCTGGCTGGTGTTCATGGTGCTCCCCGGCGCGGGAATGTCGCTGCTGGGAACACTGCTGGCCCGTAAGTCGTTTCGTTCCGCCCGGCTCGTCGCCACGCTGCTCGGCTGGATTCATCCCTTCGACGGCGCGCGACGACTGCCCAAGCTCATTCAGGCCATCGGCTGGCTGCAGAACGGGCAAGCCGATCGGGCCCTGCCTGTCCTTGAAAAGCTGCAATCCGCACCCGGCAGTGTGGGGCGCATGGCTCTGGTCGTCCGCACACGCCAAACCGGCGATTGGCAGTCGCTGCTCGATTGGGCCTACGCCGATCCACATCGGCTCAACCAGCCTGACCCCGTCTTGCTCGATGCCTACTTTCAGGCGTTGGGGGAACTCGGGCGCAGACATGATCTGCTCCGCGAGTACGATCGACTGATCGTCCGACGCCCTCCTTTTCTGCCGCCACAGCCGCTGGCGATGATTCACTGCAAAATCGCCGCCTTCTGCGGTGATGAACTGCTCGTGTTGCAGCTTTGCAGCAGCGTTCTCGGCAGCTTTCCTCCGGAACTGAAACGCTTTTGGCAAGCGACCGCCCTGCAGACTTCCGGGCGTCATCAGGCGGCCGAAGCGGAATTCTTCGAACTTGCCGAAAGCGACAATTCCGCCGTCGCTGTCGCGTCGCTGCGGCGATTGCAGTCGCCGCTTTCATCGATTACCGATGAGCCGCTTGATGAGTTCGGCCGACAGACCCTGGCCGCGGTCCAGCGCGCTGCCGGACCTTCGATTGCCGCCGTTTCGCTGTATCGCAGACGGCGCTGCTGGGTCACCTGGTCCCTGGCCACGGTCCTGCTGCTCATCTTTCTCGCCGAACTGCCTGGCGGTTCAGAGGACTCTGACAACCTCTACCGAATGGGCGCGCTGGTCATTCCAGTCGAGCTCAACGGCGCCCAATGGTGGCGCGTCATCACAGCCGCTTTCCTGCACTACGGGCCGCTGCATTTCGCCTTGAATACGCTCGGACTGATCGTGCTGGGACGCCAGCTCGAACGACTCTGGGGTCCGGGCCAACTACTCATCACCTATCTGCTCGCGGCCATCGGCTCGATTGCATTCGCCCCTTTCCTCATGACCATCGACGATCTCGACGAATGGACCATTCTCATCGGCGCCTCTGGCGGGGTGATGGGTCTGATCGGCGGCCTGCTGGTCCAGGCAGCAATCAACCTGTGGAAAGGGCGATCCAGAGCGATGGCCCGTGAATTCGGGATTCTGGTCTTCGTCGTGGTCGTGCAGATGATCTTCGATCGCAATACTCCCAACGTCAGCTCCGAAGCCCACCTGCTCGGCCTCGTGATCGGAGCCACCTGCGGCTTGATCTGGAATGCGATCTGGAGCCTTCGACGTGTTCGATAG
- a CDS encoding malate dehydrogenase, with amino-acid sequence MKVSIVGGGGLVGSCAASALQFGRIVREIALVDVNQDLVEGQALDLLHGASLISDQRIVAGGPELSKDADIVCITAGLRRKPEESRLDLINRNVALFRSLLGDLKKVGYKKDAIVFVVSNPVDVLTYLAMQELDLPAQQIIGLGTVLDTTRLRSMLAQRIDAPPSQVDVTIYGEHGDSMVAIWSNAQVAGLPLEKYPGVTPALIAEVEKKTRGSGAEVIKKKGGAGFAVGASIADVIHAIALDQRRIMPVSSLQSGAYGLSDVSISVPTVVGRKGAMSHIEIELWPKELTALQRSGQVLRETIDKVLKG; translated from the coding sequence ATGAAGGTTTCTATCGTCGGCGGCGGGGGGCTGGTCGGTTCGTGTGCGGCATCGGCGCTGCAGTTCGGACGCATCGTCCGCGAAATCGCCCTGGTCGACGTCAATCAGGATCTGGTCGAAGGCCAGGCTCTCGACCTGCTGCATGGCGCCTCGCTGATCTCCGACCAGAGGATCGTCGCCGGCGGCCCGGAACTCTCCAAAGACGCTGACATCGTCTGCATCACCGCCGGACTCCGTCGCAAGCCTGAAGAAAGCCGGCTCGACCTCATCAACCGCAACGTCGCTCTCTTCCGCAGCCTGCTGGGCGATCTGAAAAAGGTCGGCTACAAGAAAGACGCGATCGTGTTCGTCGTCTCGAACCCGGTCGACGTGTTGACCTATCTGGCCATGCAGGAACTCGATCTGCCGGCCCAGCAGATCATCGGCCTGGGGACCGTCCTCGACACCACGCGTCTCCGCAGCATGCTGGCCCAGCGGATCGACGCCCCGCCGTCGCAGGTCGACGTAACGATTTACGGCGAACATGGCGACAGCATGGTCGCCATCTGGTCCAACGCTCAGGTGGCTGGCCTGCCGCTGGAGAAGTACCCCGGCGTCACCCCCGCCCTCATTGCCGAAGTTGAAAAGAAAACCCGCGGCTCAGGTGCGGAAGTGATCAAGAAGAAAGGGGGCGCCGGCTTTGCCGTGGGCGCTTCCATCGCCGACGTGATTCACGCCATCGCCCTCGACCAGCGTCGGATCATGCCTGTCTCGTCCCTGCAGAGCGGGGCATACGGACTCAGCGACGTCAGCATCAGCGTTCCGACCGTCGTCGGTCGCAAAGGGGCCATGTCGCACATCGAAATCGAACTCTGGCCGAAAGAGCTCACCGCTCTGCAGCGTTCAGGCCAGGTGCTGCGGGAAACCATCGACAAAGTTCTCAAAGGCTGA
- a CDS encoding sensor histidine kinase, which yields MSYRTFKKLLGENSLERKCRILFGGALMFLITGSFYFYAYLTVQILDTQNRQRAELLISQNLQMKHWEKMAKTEDVPVVKGLASGLKPTDLREYAWKFIPVDIEDSIRRPTEQFEFEASKKILYQQEPFIVYEDSASRKYHYFAPIIAQEQCLSCHRDRGIAPKVKQAGEIMVIAQTTFNLDEMQRDVAKNNAILLVMAMITTCLAMFAAYAIVRYVIVKPVIHLKDVSDAIARGELDQRADIRTGDEFQELSHAFNRMLRHLVTTQEELRHVNTDLDGKVDELARANLSLHEMNKIKNEFLATMSHELRTPLNSILGFSDVLSSAENLSDKQKKYMVNIRTSGQNLLTLINDILDLAKIEAGRMELNIVDFSMEDLVDRLTSAMRPLAEKKNIDLQWQVSDEVPIIVQDLGKLQQILYNLLSNAIKFTPDGGRVWVEVRPAPQEMFDTIVADSGIGIPLEDQAVIFEKFRQGRNQRGQDALTREYEGTGLGLSIVKELSKLLGGEVLLESEFGKGSTFIVRLPQQLLCKNRVIDEPTPAVASSELLRQASSFGVTTHRDAG from the coding sequence ATGTCGTACAGAACTTTCAAAAAACTGCTGGGCGAAAACAGCCTCGAGCGGAAGTGCCGCATCCTGTTCGGCGGCGCGCTGATGTTCCTCATCACCGGCAGCTTTTACTTCTACGCCTATCTGACAGTCCAGATTCTCGATACCCAGAACCGCCAACGGGCGGAACTGCTCATCTCCCAGAACCTGCAGATGAAGCACTGGGAGAAAATGGCCAAGACCGAAGATGTGCCCGTCGTCAAAGGGCTCGCCAGTGGACTGAAGCCGACCGACCTGCGGGAATACGCCTGGAAGTTCATTCCAGTCGATATCGAAGACTCGATTCGCCGTCCCACCGAGCAATTTGAATTCGAAGCCTCTAAGAAGATTCTCTATCAGCAGGAACCGTTCATCGTTTACGAAGACTCGGCCTCGCGGAAGTACCATTACTTCGCTCCCATCATTGCCCAGGAGCAGTGTTTGAGCTGCCATCGCGATCGCGGCATCGCTCCCAAGGTGAAACAGGCGGGCGAGATCATGGTCATCGCGCAGACCACCTTCAATCTCGATGAGATGCAGCGCGACGTCGCCAAGAACAATGCGATTCTGCTGGTGATGGCGATGATCACCACCTGCCTGGCCATGTTCGCTGCTTACGCCATCGTCCGCTATGTGATCGTGAAGCCGGTCATCCATTTGAAAGACGTCAGTGATGCCATTGCCCGCGGCGAACTCGACCAGCGGGCCGACATCCGCACCGGCGATGAATTCCAGGAACTGAGCCATGCCTTTAACCGCATGCTTCGCCACCTGGTCACCACCCAGGAAGAACTCCGTCACGTCAACACCGATCTCGACGGCAAGGTCGACGAACTCGCCCGGGCGAACCTCAGCCTGCACGAGATGAACAAGATCAAGAACGAGTTCCTGGCAACCATGAGCCACGAACTCCGCACCCCGCTGAACAGCATTCTCGGATTCAGCGACGTCTTGAGCAGCGCGGAGAATTTGAGCGACAAGCAAAAGAAGTACATGGTCAACATCCGCACGTCGGGTCAGAACCTGCTCACGCTCATCAACGACATTCTCGACCTCGCCAAGATCGAGGCCGGGCGGATGGAACTGAACATCGTCGACTTCTCGATGGAAGACCTCGTCGACCGGCTCACCTCGGCGATGCGGCCCCTCGCGGAAAAGAAGAACATCGACCTGCAATGGCAGGTCTCCGATGAAGTCCCCATCATCGTGCAGGATCTCGGCAAGCTGCAGCAGATCCTCTATAACCTGCTCTCGAACGCCATCAAGTTCACGCCGGACGGCGGTCGGGTCTGGGTCGAAGTGCGGCCTGCGCCACAAGAAATGTTCGATACCATTGTCGCCGACTCCGGCATCGGCATCCCCCTCGAAGATCAGGCGGTGATCTTCGAGAAGTTCCGTCAGGGTAGGAACCAGCGCGGGCAGGATGCACTCACTCGCGAGTACGAAGGGACCGGCCTGGGTCTCTCGATCGTGAAAGAACTGTCCAAGTTGCTCGGCGGCGAGGTACTCCTCGAAAGTGAGTTCGGCAAAGGGAGCACGTTCATCGTGCGTCTGCCGCAGCAGTTGCTCTGCAAGAACCGCGTCATCGACGAACCGACGCCTGCCGTCGCCTCGTCGGAACTCCTCCGTCAGGCGAGTTCTTTCGGCGTCACCACACATCGCGACGCCGGCTGA
- a CDS encoding DUF6807 family protein yields the protein MLLLSGTALAGSALEFIVHAGDVARRDAPIRLALPEVLQGDSPLQLTDSATNAAVPVQRLDSTTAIFVLNEPLAAHAVRRYRLETIAAELPASPAVTCEEVDGRIRAKVRGRDVFDYHTAVVEPPAGADPKFRRSGHLHPVQTPTGRIVTDAFPADHMHQHAIFAAWVNTEFEGRHVDFWNQHLGTGTVEHRRTLHVASGPVCGSFQVELAHVDLSAPSGPKDALHETWQVTVYAVTAGHLFEITSEQRCASSSPLLLKEYHYGGMAARGAAGWTKTSSFDFLTSDGKHRADGNHTRPNWVNMHGPVEGGIGGLTVFSSPANERSPQPIRLHPNMPYCVYTPVVLGDRAITPEQPYRARYLYFVQDGPPDPAELERIWQNESDPPRVEWP from the coding sequence ATGCTCCTGCTGTCCGGCACCGCCCTGGCCGGGTCGGCTCTGGAGTTCATTGTTCACGCGGGCGATGTCGCCCGGCGGGATGCTCCAATCCGACTGGCGCTCCCTGAAGTTCTGCAGGGGGACTCGCCGCTGCAATTGACCGACTCCGCAACGAACGCTGCGGTCCCCGTTCAACGGCTCGATTCCACGACTGCGATTTTCGTTCTCAACGAACCGCTCGCGGCCCACGCGGTCAGAAGGTACCGGCTTGAAACCATCGCTGCGGAACTGCCCGCGAGTCCGGCCGTCACCTGTGAGGAAGTAGATGGCCGCATCCGTGCGAAAGTTCGTGGACGCGATGTCTTCGACTATCACACGGCCGTCGTCGAGCCTCCCGCTGGCGCTGATCCGAAGTTTCGACGCAGCGGACATCTGCATCCGGTTCAGACTCCGACAGGCAGAATCGTCACCGATGCGTTCCCTGCCGATCACATGCACCAGCACGCGATCTTCGCCGCCTGGGTGAATACCGAATTCGAAGGGCGGCATGTCGACTTCTGGAATCAACATCTGGGAACCGGCACCGTCGAACATCGGCGCACATTGCACGTCGCCTCGGGACCAGTCTGCGGTTCCTTCCAGGTCGAACTCGCCCATGTCGACCTGTCAGCTCCCTCGGGTCCGAAGGATGCACTGCATGAAACCTGGCAGGTGACCGTCTATGCCGTCACCGCCGGACACCTGTTCGAAATCACATCCGAGCAGCGCTGCGCGTCGTCGTCCCCGCTCTTGTTGAAGGAGTACCATTACGGCGGCATGGCGGCACGCGGAGCCGCCGGCTGGACCAAGACCTCCAGCTTCGACTTCCTCACCAGCGACGGAAAACATCGTGCGGACGGCAACCATACCCGTCCAAACTGGGTGAACATGCATGGGCCGGTCGAGGGGGGAATCGGCGGACTGACGGTGTTCTCGTCCCCCGCCAACGAGCGCAGCCCGCAACCGATTCGCCTGCATCCCAATATGCCGTATTGCGTTTACACGCCTGTCGTCCTGGGTGATCGCGCCATCACGCCTGAGCAGCCGTATCGGGCCAGATACCTGTATTTCGTCCAGGATGGCCCGCCAGATCCCGCGGAACTCGAACGGATCTGGCAGAACGAATCCGATCCGCCCCGTGTCGAATGGCCCTGA
- the dapB gene encoding 4-hydroxy-tetrahydrodipicolinate reductase — translation MSDKIRIAIHGAAGRMGQRLIALGSVDPALQIVAALEHAGSSVLGKDAGEHAGIGKLGVPFTAELKEHVDAVIDFSTPEGAMHIVKFCAERRIPLVEATTGLSTDQREEILEAAQETAIVQSPSMSLAVNVAMKLVGEAARALKNVPSGVDVEVVERHHRFKEDAPSGTALKFGQIVADEMGQTEQRHGRHGQTGQRPRQEIGYHALRTGDNVGEHQIVFGLMGETLEVYVRGHTRDSYAYGALAAAKFVATKSAGMYTMADVLGL, via the coding sequence ATGTCAGACAAGATTCGAATTGCCATTCACGGCGCGGCCGGTCGTATGGGGCAGCGGTTGATCGCGCTGGGGAGCGTCGATCCCGCCTTGCAGATTGTGGCGGCGCTCGAACATGCCGGCAGTTCTGTCCTCGGCAAAGACGCCGGCGAGCATGCAGGCATCGGCAAGCTGGGCGTCCCCTTCACCGCCGAACTTAAAGAGCACGTCGATGCGGTCATCGACTTCTCCACCCCGGAAGGGGCGATGCACATCGTGAAGTTCTGTGCGGAACGTCGCATCCCGCTCGTCGAAGCGACCACTGGCCTGTCTACTGACCAGCGGGAAGAGATTCTCGAAGCCGCGCAGGAAACCGCCATCGTCCAGTCTCCCAGCATGAGCCTGGCAGTGAACGTCGCCATGAAGCTCGTCGGCGAAGCCGCCCGCGCATTGAAGAATGTTCCCAGCGGCGTCGACGTGGAAGTCGTGGAACGCCATCACCGTTTCAAGGAAGACGCCCCCAGCGGAACGGCTCTCAAATTCGGACAGATCGTCGCCGACGAGATGGGTCAGACCGAACAACGGCACGGACGCCATGGTCAAACCGGCCAGCGTCCCCGTCAGGAGATCGGCTATCACGCCCTCCGCACCGGCGACAACGTCGGCGAACACCAGATCGTCTTCGGACTGATGGGAGAAACGCTCGAGGTCTATGTCCGCGGACATACTCGCGACAGCTACGCCTATGGCGCCCTGGCAGCAGCCAAGTTCGTCGCCACGAAGTCCGCAGGCATGTACACGATGGCGGATGTGCTAGGACTTTAG